A DNA window from Brassica napus cultivar Da-Ae chromosome A4, Da-Ae, whole genome shotgun sequence contains the following coding sequences:
- the LOC106449732 gene encoding putative aquaporin NIP4-1 — protein MTSNGEEIEEEEISRIEKGQAKNCHGGIETVICTSPSIVCLTQKLIAEMIGTYFVIFSGCGVVVVNVLYGGTVTFPGVCVTWGLIVMVMIYSTGHISGAHFNPAVTLTFAIFRRFPWYQVPLYVGAQLAGSLLASLTIRLMFKVTPEAYFGTTPTDSAARALVAEIIISFLLMFVISGVSTDSRAIGELAGIAVGMTIMLNVFVAGPISGASMNPARSLGPAIVMGVYKDIWVYIVGPISGVMAGGFVYNFIRFTDKPLRELTKSASFLRSISPKQ, from the exons aTGACTTCCAATGGTGAAgaaatcgaagaagaagaaatatcaaGAATTGAGAAAGGCCAAGCCAAAAATTGCCATGGAGGAATCGAGACAGTCATATGTACTTCTCCAAGTATTGTTTGCCTTACGCAAAAg TTGATAGCCGAGATGATAGGGACGTACTTTGTAATATTCTCTGGATGTGGAGTGGTGGTAGTGAATGTATTGTACGGTGGAACAGTGACGTTCCCGGGGGTATGTGTGACTTGGGGTCTCATTGTTATGGTTATGATTTACTCTACTGGTCACATCTCCGGTGCACATTTCAATCCGGCCGTCACCTTAACTTTTGCTATTTTCCGGCGATTTCCCTGGTATCAG GTACCATTGTATGTAGGTGCACAACTTGCAGGATCGTTACTAGCCAGTTTGACAATAAGACTAATGTTCAAAGTAACACCTGAAGCTTACTTCGGAACAACTCCAACTGATTCGGCGGCACGAGCGCTCGTTGCGGAGATCATTATCTCATTTCTTCTCATGTTCGTTATCTCCGGCGTTTCAACTGATAGTCGCGCG ATTGGAGAATTAGCTGGAATTGCGGTAGGGATGACTATAATGTTAAATGTTTTTGTGGCCGG ACCGATTTCAGGAGCATCAATGAATCCAGCGAGAAGTCTAGGACCAGCAATTGTGATGGGAGTTTACAAAGACATATGGGTTTACATTGTAGGTCCCATCTCCGGAGTTATGGCCGGAGGTTTTGTTTACAACTTTATCAGGTTTACTGATAAGCCACTTCGAGAACTCACCAAGAGTGCGTCTTTTCTCCGTAGCATCTCTCCAAAACAATAA